In the genome of Oscarella lobularis chromosome 1, ooOscLobu1.1, whole genome shotgun sequence, one region contains:
- the LOC136194237 gene encoding OTU domain-containing protein 3-like — translation MTRHRHYRRDVVDYMTRNRADFEPFVEDERSFADHIRNLEKEGTFAGNDALVAFSRLHRINVVIHQLNAPCLQVNGAMDDLAPCVHLSYHNGDHYSSVRHISDAGKGPGMIQGRRTVAPGRKGKQRSAEKKDTSTSSSDPFTAVKQATGCQDDAMIQQTLEDTNFDIDATIGTLLQIMDLSSEAVELPVEDSQEVSSPMPKERPPRKGDRKPANKKDKKHTPHLSNRKRKEQAKAERKERRLEERKGQKRAENATPTFQIDSSFSPVNI, via the exons ATGACTCGCCATCGACATTACAGACGGGACGTTGTCGACTACATGACGCGAAATCGTGCCGACTTCGAACCGTTtgtcgaagacgaacgatCATTTGCAGACCACa TTCGGAATTTGGAGAAGGAGGGCACTTTTGCTGGGAACGATGCTCTCGTCGCGTTTAGTCGTCTGCATCGGATTAACGTTGTTATTCATCAATTGAATGCGCCCTGTTTGCAAGTGAATGGGGCTATGGATGACCTGGCGCCGTGCGTTCATTTGTCCTATCACAACGGGGATCATTATTCGTCGGTTCGACACATTAGCGATGCGGGAAAGGGACCTGGGATGATACAAGGAAGGCGGACAGTTGCTCCAGGACGAAAAGGAAAGCAGCG AAGTGCTGAAAAGAAGGacacgtcaacgtcgtcatctgaTCCTTTTACTGCAGTGAAACAGGCAACAGGATGTCAG GACGACGCTATGATTCAGCAGACACTTGAAGATACGAATTTTGATATCGATGCGACTATTGGAACGCTGCTACAAATCATGGATCTGTCTTCTGAAGCTGTAGAACTTCCTGTAGAGGATTCTCAAGAAGTCTCGAGTCCAATGCCCAAGGAAAGACCGCCTAGAAAAGGCGATAGGAAGCCAGCTAATAAA aaagacaaaaagcaCACGCCTCATCTATCGAataggaaaagaaaggaacAGGCGAAAGCGGAgaggaaagaaagacgactggaagagagaaaaggtcAGAAACGTGCGGAAAACGCAACTCCTACGTTCCAAATTGATTCTAGTTTTTCTCCTGTAAATATATAA